The DNA region GATGCCAAACAACACGGTGCTGAGCACCCCGAGAGTCGCGTTCACGCTGAGAAGGAGCAGCGAGACGATGCCCCCGACGCCCATGACGAGAATCGGGGTGATGGAGAGCCACACGTTCCACAGCATGGGGCGATAGAGCTTCGTACGAAAGCCGACCGCTCGAAACACGACCAGTAGCACCGCATATACGTTGAGCGCGGCCGCTCCAATCAGCATGCCACCGATCATTCGCGTTTCCTCTCTCTCGCCCACCTCGTGCGGTGAGTACCGGGGCCTCGCACCTCGCGATGCCAACCAGCTTCGCCAACCAGCTTCGCCAACCAGCTTCGCCAACCAGCTTCGCCAACCAGCTTCGCCAAGTTTAATCACACCCGAGATCTCCCGGGTAGCTGGATATACTCGAACCCACTACAGCCCACACTGGAGCTCACGAAGGAACGCCCCATGGCGCAAGCTGAGAGTGACTACTCGCCACACACGTGATAGGCATACTCGCCGTTGTCGATCGGGACCAGATCTCTGTCTCGCACGATCGTCATGTCTGGGCGAGCGGGGTCAGCGCAGGTCATCTCGACCGACCCCCGGAGGTCGTCAAAGTATTCAATGTCGATCACGCGCTTGCCGTACACCCCTGTATAGGCCTCGCACTCAGCAAAGCGAACACACTCCTCTGCAACAGCGAAGTCAAAGCCCGCCTCATCGCGGCCGCTCTTACCGAGTTGCGGGGTGTTCTTCTGCCCGGCCTGAAGCCCAAGTTCGTGTGAAGCATTCACGAGGAGCGATGCGAGCGCCAGGTTACCCGCTTCGGCCACAAGCCCCTCAAAGCGGGAGAACGTGTCAAGATTGTCGAACTCAACCGCATTGAATCCTTTCTTCGCGCACTCGGCAAGCACCGGTTCGAGCCGGGACATAATCGCCTCGCGCTTTGCCTCGGTCGAGGTATCGAGAATCATCTCGTCGGGCCACGCAGGATCAAAGACCGGTTGCCCGGCAGCGTCGTGCAACACAACGCTCGGCGACACAGTAAGCCATGCTTCAGCGTCGGCGGGCTGGGTCTGAAAACCGTTGACGTAGCAAATGTTGTATCGACCAGGGGCCGGGTCGTCAGCACTGTCACGTTCGACAATCGTCACTGCTTCTGGCGGCTCGTATGCGCCACCGAGCTGGTAATCGGCGACTCCTCGCTCAGGAAAGCCGTCGCGCACGGCAACGGGCTGCGCCCCAGCCTGGGCGCATGATGGCAGAGCGAGCAGCAGCGTCGCTCCTGCGAGCGCCAAGCGTATGAGTGATGTGGGGCGTTGCACCGTGTCATTATTGCACGCGAACGTTACCGCACCGTTCGCACGATCGGCTGCACCCTCCAGCCGGCTCAGCTGATCGTGTGCTCGCCGATCTCGGCGTGCAGCAACTCACCGTGCAATTCAAGGTAGAGCTGCCCCTCGGTGCGCGAAACCGTCACGGTGTTGCGCCTCGAGAGTTTGTCGACAATCCCATCAACGAAGTCGGGCTGCAGACTGTATGCCCGAAGAGTCTCGGCCCGGTGAATCTTCTTGCCCGTGAGGGGCGCAAGCACCTTCTCTGGGTCACGGTGAGTATAGATGGCAACGTTCTCGGCCGCCTTGCTCGCACTGTGCAAGCGTTCGGCGCTTGGGGCGCCAACTTCGATCCACGTCATAATCGCTCCCGTAAGATCGCGCACGAGCACCGCCGGCTCGTCGGTCGACGAGACCCCTCCCGACCCGAACGCGATGCCCTCGCCATACTCGAGACAGTACGCAATGAGCCGCGTCACCATGAACTCGTCGGTTTCAGAAGGATGCTTCGCAACGCGCAGGGCAAAGTCTTCGTACACACCACGATCGACGTCTGCCAGCTGCACGTCGAAGATATACATCGTCGCGCCAATAGCCATACAGAAAGTGTACAGGGCGGGCTCTCGCCCGCCCTGTCACCGTGCTACGCGGTCACGGCTACTGCTTGGCCGTTGGCCGCGTTCGACGCGCGAAGAACACACCGCCGACGCTGAGTAGCAGTAGCGCGGCTACTCCGAGCATTACTGAGCCGATGCCCGCCTGGCCGGTCGTAGCGAGACCAGGGCCGCCTGGCGTTTCACCAGGCTTTGTGGGTGTCGGTTTTGTCGGGTCAACGGGATCAATCGGGTCGGTAGGAACAGCGTCAACGCCCGGATCTTTCTTCTCGCTCCACCCGGCAAAGAGCGTCATTTCTCCGGTCACCAGTGCCTCAAAATCATACGGGGTTTCAGTACCCTCGTCGGTGTACCATCCGGTAAACGTAAATCCCCCGCGCTCGGGGTCGGCAGGCTTCGATAGCGAGGCGCCGCCTATGACGGTAACCGGCTCGATTGCAGTTCCCCCGGCGCTCTCGAACGTGACCTGGTAATTCGGGACCGAGATCGTGAACGAGTCAGAGGTCGCTTCGCCATAATCATTGACCGCGTGAACACGGTAGAGGGTCTCTGCCGATTCAGGGGTGATCGTCACCGAGAGTTGTGCACCATCGGTACTCACACTCTCGCCGCGATCTTTCGATACCGCAGCCCACGTTGCACCGCCATCGATACTGAATGACCAGGTAAGCTGCGGAGCGGGTGAGCCGAACAGCTCCGTACTGAACGTGACCGTATCGCCGAGAAGGCCAGAAGATTCACTCGCTTCGCTCACCCGAGGGAGGTCAATGTAGGTAAATCCCTTTTCGAAGGTGACGGGGTGCTGAGCGATCGTGTTCGCGGCCCAACCCAGTTGAACATCAACTGCCCCGTATCCGGTTCCTGCTGGGGTTACGACGGTTACCTTATCGCCCGCGTTCTTCAGGTGAGTTCCAGGGACTCCGTCAAAGAGCACCTCGGTCGCCTCGGCCGTGACGATGGGCAGCGACACCGGAACAGGCACCGAGGTGCCTTTATGCGTTCCGTTTCCCAGCTGACTGAGCTCGTTGCGTCCCCAACCGTATGAGGTGCCGTCTTCGGCAATGCCAAACGAGAAACCATCGCCAGCGTTAATCGTGGTGAAGCGAACACCATCCGGACTCTGCACGAGTACCGGCTGCTCAACATCTGCTTCTTTCCCTTCCGCCACCTCACCTTGTGCGTTCAAGACGACACCATTACCGACCTCACCGTTTTTGTTGAGACCCCAGGCATAGATTTCCCCCTCTTCGGTGAGCACGAGCGCGTGCTCACCGCCCGAAGAAACGTCCTTGACATACGTACCACCGGGAAGCGCAACCGGCGTTGCTGTCTTGCTCGCGGTTTTACTGCCGATCCCAAGGTAGCCATGGGCATTCGAACCCCAGGAGTACAATTTCCCGTCATCGCCAAGCCCGAGCGAATAGTTCCAGCCTGCAATGACCTTCGTGTACTTCACACCCCGCGGGGTGGTAACACGGGTTGGCTCTTTGATCGCCTTGGGTGACTCATTCGCTATGCCAAGCAAGCCCTGGTTACTGTAACCCCACGCATAGGTGTTGCCGTCAGAGCCGATTGCGAGCGTGTGAGTTCCCACGGTACTCACCGAGGTGAACGTCACTCCCTCAGGCATCATGACAGCAGCAGGCACTCTTTCCACGGCGGAGGTGTTGGCGCTGCCCTGACCGATTTGTCCTTGCTCATTCTTGCCCCAACCGTAGGCGTTTCCCTCAGTGTCGAGGGCAATGGCGAAGTTTTTACCAGCGAGAATTTCAGCAAATGTTACGCCTTCGGGCACCGCAATGGGCACAGGTTCACGCAGCGGAAAATATGCAGGTCCGATTCCGAGCTGCCCCTGATCATGTGCACCCCACGAGTAGGCAGAGCCGTCGTCAAGAACCGCGTAAGAGTTGTTGAGGCCGGTCTCATAGTCGAGCACCTTCGCACCCGCTGGCAGGTGAGTTCTCACGGGCGCCGGTTGTTCTTTGTTGGTTCCGTTACCAACACCGCCAATCTTGTTTGCACCCCATCCATAGACATTGCCATCAGCACCAAGGGCAAGGGTGGTAAAACTGCCAGCATGGATAGAAACTAAGTCAGGCCCAAGCGGCGGCTCAGGAAGATCGATCGTAACCTCGGTGCCGCCAGCGAGCGTACCGACCTCGGGAGAGGGCTGACCATCAGCGAGCGGTTCGGCGTGGGCCGAACTCATGAGCGCGGGTACCAGCAAGGCCGCGATCGTCGCCGAAGCAAGCGTTTGGCCAAACACGTGTTTTTTCATCGGTACATTCCCCTCGTAGCGGGAATAGCCCTGCTGTCAGTGGCCCGAACATTCTCTCTCCCGCAATGTATATCTGGTTAAGAGTATCCAAGTACTAGGCACACGGCTAGCCTTGCCTCATAATCCCGGTCGACACGAAAAGAGCCACCGCCGGGTAGAAAACCCGAGCGGTGGCTCTGTATCGATGGATAGGGGCCTTAGCCGATGCCCTCCATCATTTCGGTGTGCGTGTTGCCAATACGCCCCTTCATCTCAGGGTCACGCTTCGACGCGTAGCCGAATCGCACGAAACCAAGCACCATAGTGATGAGGAAGAGGTACGGGATAACGTTCATCGGGAACGCCGGAACCGGCCAGATATTGGCATAGAACACGTAAGCCATCGCGGCAACTGAGACGGTGGCAAAGATTGGCACGAGGCGGTTCTTAATGCCCTGCTTGCGCAGGTAGACAACGCCAGCGATCGCAACCAGTGAATACGAGAGCATATAGCCGTACGTTCCATAGGTATCGATCCACACAAGCATGTCCATCGGCTCGTTCTTGAAGAGAATGAGCACAACATCGACGGCGATCGTGAGGCCGCCGGCGACGAGCAGACCGCGGTGAGGCGTGAGGTGCTTTTCGTGCGTGCGACCGAAGCTTCCCGGTAGCACGCCCTCTTTACCCATGACGTAGATGATGCGGCCCACGACGTTGAGTGGGGCAACCACGACGGCAAAGAACGAAGCTGCGACACCGAACACGAGCAGCGGGCCGAACCAGACGGGCATACCGATCTTCTCGTTGATCGCTTCGAGCGGGCTCGCAACCGTTGCGAGGTCATCGCCCAGAACAACGATCTGCGTGTATGCCGAGAAGATATAGAGAATGCCAACGCCAAGAGCACTCCACATGATGGCGCGCGGAATCGCGACCTTCGGGTTCTTCGCCTCGCGACCGAGCGCATCGGCCGACGAGAAGCCCACGAAGCCGAGAATCGCGAGCACCATGCCGGCACCGACCCCTTCAAACGGCGTCTCAGAAAGTTTGAAGTGCGACGGGTTCCAACCCGCTTTGACGGCCCAGAACAGGCCGGCGATCAGCAGCACGAGAATAATGACGATCGAGATGATCTCGAGCACGAACGAGACGCGTGCCGAGGCCCTGATGCCCTGAATCGTGAAGAACACCGCGGTGCCACCGATAAGAATCGTGAGGGCCACGGTCCAGCCGGTTCCTTGCACCCCGTCGAAGCCCAGCAAGCGCAGGGTGTCCATGAAGAACGAGACCGAGCCGTTGAGTGATCCGGTGGCGATGCCCCACGAACCGATCATGAGGGCGGCACCCGCGGTAAAGGCGCCGACCGGGCCGAGCCCTTTGGCGACGTACGTGTAGAGCGAGCCCGCCGACGGGAAGAGCTTCGCGAACATCGAGACGATGTAGCCGACGCACAAGATCACGATGGTCGCGAGGGCGAACGCGTAAAGCGTTCCGGTGCCCGCGCCCATGAAAATCTCGGCGGCGGTAAAGGCGATCACGGCGCTCGGGGCAATGCTCGCGATGGCTTGGGCTGCGAGCTCAGGACCTGACATGACCCCCTCGCGGAGGCCCGAATCTACCTGAGGTTTCGTCGTTGACATGTACGGCGCCCCTTATGCTTCCGGAATGAGCAGGGTGCGAAGCGCGCTACCGGCCTGCAGATCTTCGAGAGCCTGCGCGGCCTGCGAGAGGGGCACGCGTCCCGAGATGAGCGGATCGAGAATCAGCTGGCCGTCCATGTAGCGATCGACGAGCGCAGGAATATCGATTGATGGGCGCACCGAGCCATAGTTCGAGCCCAGGATGCGCTGGTCTGCTTCGGCGAGCACGAGCGGCTCGAAGCTTGCCTTTGCCCCTGTGGGAGGCAGGCCGACGATCACCGATGCGCCACCGAGGCTGAGCATCTGAATCGACTGCTCGGTCGTCTCAACACGACCGATAGCGTCGAAGGCGTAGTCAACGCCATCGGGCAGGAGCTCTTTAAGCTGCTCAACGACGTCGCCGTCTGATGCGTTGATGCGGTCGGTCGCCCCGAACTGCACTGCCATCTCGGTCTTCTCTTCGCGAAGATCGATCGCCACGATGCGCTCTGCGCCCGCAAGGCGTGCGCCCTGGACAACGTTGAGGCCGACGCCGCCGCAACCGATCACGGCGACGGTTGAGCCGGGCTCGACACCCGCGGTGTTCGTGACGGCGCCAACGCCGGTTGCAACAGCACAGCCCACGAGCGCGAGCACGTCGAGCGGCGCGTCATCGCGCACCTTGATTGCGCCCGAAGCAGGAACGATGACCTCTTCTGAGAATGACGAGACGCCGAGGTAGTGCTGAATGGTCTCATCGCCGATGCTCATGCGCGAGGTGCCGTCGAAGAGCACGCCCTGGGGTGCAACGAGATCGGCAACGAGCTGGCAGCGGGCCTCGTAGCCCGACTTGCAGAAGCGGCACTCGCCGCACGGTGGCACCCAGCTGAGTACGACGTGGTCGCCCTCTGAGAGTGACGTAACGCCCTCACCGAGTTCGGTGACAATGCCCGAGCCCTCGTGGCCCATGACGAGCGGTGCTGCAACCTCCCACTCACCGCGCTTGACGTGCAGGTCTGAGTGGCATACTCCGGCTGCCACGATCTTGACCCGAACTTCACCCCGTTTCGGGGCCGCGAGTTCAACGTCGGTGTACTCGATGGCGTGGTCTGGCCCTCGGAAGACGACTGCTTTCATGACTGTAACCTCTCTGTTGGAGCGTGAAGACACCTGAGCTTATAAAGCAACACCCCGCAGACACAATGCGCATCATGATGATTCTGACAGCAGGCCATCACCATCTTGTACACTCTGGGTATGGCGTTGACCCTAAGACAACTCATCACCCGCTTCACCCCAGAATCAATTCACGGGCTGCACGATCTCGACGAGACCGTGGCCGAAGTGGTGCGGTTTGACGAGCTCATCGTCAAGGGCTCTGAGGTGCACCACACGCTCGTCACCTGCTCAGCCAAACAGATCGAGACACTGCTCGAAACCCCCGAGAGTGAACAGTGCGACCTCCTGCGCCGATGCATTCTCGCTTCGTCTGAGCACAGCCCCGAGCTCGAGCACGCAGTGGCCGAGGCCGGATTCGCCGCCATGCTCGGCGCGAAGGTGCCCCCGGCCGACCTCTTCAGCTCGCTCGAAACAGTGCTCACGAACTACCTCGCGGCCGACGACCGCATGCTCACGACCGCGGCACGAGTGCTCACCAAGGTCGCGAGTGTGGGCGGCGTCGAGGGCGTGCTCAACCAACTTTCATCGCTCATTGACGGCTGGGCCGTGCTCCTCGACGCGCACGGCCAGGTGCTCACAAGCGTTGCGGCCGGCCGTCTTCACATTGACGACGCAATCTCGGTGGTGCTGAACCGCCCGGTGAAGGTGCGCTACCCGGGACTACAGGTACACGTCATTGAATCGGGCGGGCGCACGAGCGCACGCCTCGTCATCGCGGCTCGCGGATCGAGTTCGTACCGGGCCAGGTCGATCGCGGCACTCGCTGCGAACATCATCGCGCTCATGTTGCGCACCACCGACCCGTCAGAGACCGAGCGCCTCGGCCGCAAAGCCATCGTAGACACGCTCGTGCGCGGCGGCGACGATGCGAGCGCCCTGCTCTCAGACTGGACCATCACCGATTCGCACCTCGCAGCCTTTGTCTTTTCGTCAAAAACGAAATACACCGACGTCGAGAATATGGTGGCTCGGTGGCTCACGCAGAGCGGTTTTCCGCACCTCTTTTACGGAACGGGTTCAGAAGTCTTCGGGTTTGCGACCAAAGCCGTACTCTCGTCACTCGAGGAGAAAACCCGGGAGTTCAGGGCGTATCGCGACGAGAGGCTCCACCTCGGAACCGGTTCACTGCTGCCACGAACCGAGCTTGAAGCCAGCCTGCAGCAGGCTCGCCAGGCCCTCTCAGCAACGAGCGTTGAGGGCCAGCATGTGCTGCACTTTCGCGAGCTGAGCTCGATGCGTCACGCGCTCATGCACTTCACGGCATCACAGCAGGCGATGCTCACCTCGGTACTCGACCCCGTACTCCACGCGGGCCCGCAAGCCGAAACGCTGCTCGAGACCCTCACCGTCTTTGTGCAGCACCACGGCTCCTGGAGTGATGCGTCACGTCAGCTCGGGGTGCACCGGCAAACCCTCGCAAAACGAATCGACCTCGTTGAGCAACTCCTTGGGCTCTCACTCCAGTCGGCCGACGACCGCGCGACCATCTGGCTCGCGCTACGAAGCCTGCAGCAGACACGCTAGCGTTCGCGGTCAGCCTTCGGCGCTACCGGTCTCGGGAAGCTTCGATGCGGCAGGATCCGCCGCCTTTTTCGGCCCTTTCGACGACCACACGAGGTACGCGACACCGAGCAAAACAGCCCCGCCATACCCCACGGCCCACCAGGCAAAGCCCGGCAACCCGCTCGGCTCGCCCGCGGCATCAAGATCAGCCTCAGGCGTCGGCGAAACCCGCTCTCCGGTCACGAGAATTCGATGCGTGTTCACGCCAAGCGGCGTGCACGTGATGAGCGTGACGAGATCTTCACCAGGCTCCTGGTGAAGCGTTTCGGTCTGGTCTGGCTCAACAACGGCCACGTCCCGCACCCGGTAGGTCAACACCTCACCAAACGTCTCGAGGGTAAAGGTGTCGCCCTCTTCGACCTTGTCAAGGTCGGTGAACATTCGAGCGCTCGCGAGCCCGCGGTGACCGGTGATCACAGACCTGGTGCTGTCGCCGCCAACGGGAAGCGAGGTGCCCTCAAGGTGCCCCAGCCCTTTGAGAAGCGTCTCTTCATCGGTGCCGTGGTAGATCGGCAAGTCGACCTTAATCGAGGGAATTCGCAGCCTCGCCATGACCCCGCTCGGGGTCGCAAGCTGGTCGCTGTAGCGCAGCTCGTTGTCACGCAGTTCACCGGAGCCAACCGCAACGTTCGCGCCAGCTTCGAGCAAGGCCCCCGACGAAAGCTCTTCGTTGTACCGCTGTGCCTCATGAATTTGGGAGGCCATGTCAGGCTTCACGTTCGCGAGCTCTTCGTCGTAGAGGCCAACGAGCGAAGACTGGTTCACCTGCGACAGCCATGCCGAGGCAGTGGGATACAACAGCACCCCTACCCCGAGCAGCCAGCACACGAAAGTTACCCACGCACCAAACGGAGGCTTGCGGCGACGCTCGGCACGCCGTTTCGCAGCCCGCCCCTGCGGCGCCTGCTGCTCAACAGTCTGGGATTCGCCCTGCTCAGCGTTCTGCCCTCCCGGGGCGGTCGCTGCGGTAGCGTGGCGGCTCATGTTGTCTCCTCGGCCACAAGATCGTGACATTTCTAAGGGTTTTGCCGGCCTGGCGAGGCACGGGGGATACTTCGCCAGGCCGGCGGTTTACAAGAAGCGTACCGCGGTGGGCACCCTTCACACTCTGCGAGTTGCGGTGACTACGCGGTGGTGTTTTTGCGGCGTGTGACCATCACCGAACCAGCAGCAACCGCCACCAACGCAAGACCACCAACAACCAACAACACCTGACCAGCACCACCAGTCATCGGCAACTCAGGAACCTCCTGCTGCACGTTCTTCACCTGCTTCGAGAACACCGACACCTCACCAGGCTTCACAACCACCTCAGTACGCGCCTCATCCTCATCAGGCAACACAAACCCAGTAGGAGCCTTCGTCTCAACCAGCACGTAGCAACGCTCCTTCAACCCATTCGTCATCGTGCCACCCTGAAGCTCATCATCACCAATCCACAACCCAGGAACCGTGATCACACCATCTTTCCCAGAAACCAGCTTCAGTTCCTTCCCATCAGCACCCGTCACCGCAGGCAGGGTCTTATCAGCAACACAACCCGAAGCAACATCACTAATCAGAAGCTTAAACTCAGCCCCCTCAAGACCCTTACCAGCCTGACCAGCATCAATCTTCTGCACCATCAGACCACCCCAACGAGTCCACACCTCATCAGTCGGGGTACCCGGCTTCCCGTCACCATCAAGATCAAGATCATTCACATTCACAAACGCCTGGTTCGCGATCTCACCATCACCCAACGACTGAACCACCGCAACAAAATCAACCGTCACCGTGTCACCCGTCTTCAGCCCGGCAAGACCCGCCTCGTCAAACGAGACCGTCAACACTGACCGGCCCTCACCGTTCACCGTCCACGCAGCCGTATACCCCGACGTAACCGTCACACCATTCACCTGAACCACAGGCGTACCCTCACCCTTCAGGCGGGCATCAAGCGTGTCACTCACCACAAGCTTCGTGTAATGATCATCAGTCACCGCGGGAAGTACCTGCGACACCCGGTAATCAACATCAGCACCCACCACGAACCCGTTCTCGGGCTGGTTCTGAATCGTCTTCGAAGGCTTATCACCCACATCATTCTTCGGGTACACATTCACGTCATACACCCACGACGCACCATCACCCTTCTCACCCGTCGCGGGCGTCGGGATCGTCACAATGAAAGGCTCTGACTTCTTTGTCACCTTTTCAGGAACCTTCGTCTCACGCACCAAATACGCACCCAAATCAAGCAGCCCACTTGACGCGACACCATCAACCGTCGCGGGAAGCTCATGACACGCACCCAACGAATACGAACCCAGCGACTGCCCCGAACGGGCACCCTTCAACGCTGCAGCATCCTTGCCCAGAACCGTCAACGCATCCCAGCCAGTGTTCGACCCATCCAGCAGATCAACATCCTCGATCGGGCAATACTCAAACACCACCCCGTCAATCGGCTTCGACGAAGGCTTCACACCCGAACCATCAGGATGCATGCCACCCTGACCCGGATTCTCATACTTATGCACCGTCAACGAACCCTGCGCACCAGGATCAATCTCAACCGCCTGCGCAGCCGAAGCCCCCGCAAACAACCCAGCCACACCAACCGCAGCAACCGCAGTCACCGCCAAACCACGACGCAACCCGCGCCCAACACTCATACCTGACATCAATCCATTCCTTTCTCAACCACCAACACCTCGGTGACCTTGGTTTTCGGGGCAAGAAATCCCCCCAGTTTGCTCAAGCTGAAAGCACGAGTCGAGGTTTTCGACGTGCCCAACGGGCGAGAAAAGAACGTGAGATGCCCGGCGTATTCCCTGGTATTCCCAGCAGCCAAAACAGCCCCCACTGCTCTCCCCTTTTCCATCTCAGAGCTTCTTGAGCAAAGCCCTTCGAAGATTAAGAGAGCGTGGTGAAACAAATGTGACGCGGTTCGAGAAAATATTTTTCGAACCGCGTCACGAACACACCGGGCGAGACCGCGTGGGGCGTCAGGTGGTGCTCTTTCGCTGTCGCTTCGTCACGAAAACGCCACCCGCGGCAACGAGCAGCAAGCCGCAAGCGAGCGTGATCCACAGCCCCGTGCTTCCGGTCATCGAAAGCAACCCGGGCTTGGCCTTGTTCGTGATGGTTTTTGGTGCCCCGCCGGTCTCGGCCGAGGTCTGCCCGATGATCATTTCGGTTCGCGCTGCGGTTCCCTCTGGCAGCTCGTACCCCTTCGGCGCGACGATCTCTTCGAGCACATAGCAGCGCTGCGAAAGACCATTCGTGTATGTGCCACCGTTCAGCTCATCATCGCCGACCCACAGGCCTGGCACCTCAACGAGCCCGTTCTCGCCCGAGTGAACGTGATACTCCGATCCATCATCGGCAGTCACGATGGTGAGGTCATCGTCGAGCCTGCACTCGGCAGTCTTCTCACTCGAGAGCACCCGAAACACCGCTCCTTCAAGACCCTTGCCGGGATGCTCTGCATCAACCTTGATAAAGCTCGCCGAGCCCCAACGGGTTCGCACCTCGTTCGTCTTAGCGCCCGGGGTGCCGTCGCCGTCAAGGTCAAGATCATTCACGTTGACCTCGGCCTCGTTCGCGAACTCGGTGTAGCCAAAGGGAGTTTCCAAGACCTGGTCTTGGCCCATCGATCCGCCCCCGCCCGGGTTTCGCTCGCTTCTTTCGCCAGGAGTTGTTGACTCGCCGTTCTGGGGTTGCGGGGCATCGGCCGCACCGTCGCCGCGACTTTCGCCGTCTGCGGGTGGCTGCTCACCGTCATCGGCGCGAAGGTCAGATGTACCCTGCTCAGCTTCACCGACGGAGGGCTTGTCTGGAGTTTCGGTCACCGAAACCGGTTTCTTCGGCTCGATCACGGTGTCGCCACCGAGCGGGCCCATCACGCCGGCGACAACAGCGACAGCACCCGCGACCGTCACGGTCACCGCAACCGCCGAAGCAATTGCCGCCTTGCGCCTTCCGGCCTTGTCCAGGGTCAGCACGCCCGCGCTCACCATGCCGATAATGCTTGCCTGCTCAGCGAAGCTCTTCCAGCGCGTGCTGCACTGGGCGCAACTGTGCAGGTGCATCTCGGCTTCGGCACGTCGCTTGCTCTTCTTGCGGCCCCACCGAATCTCGTTAAAGTCAGCAACGCACGCCGCGCAATCTGCGTCAAGGCCTCGTGGCGGGTGCATCTTCGTGAGCCAGGACTTCTTGAGGCCCTCCCTGGCACGTTTCAGGAGTACCGAGGTCGAGTTTGGCGACATATCGAGTTCGAGGGCAACGTCTTGCACCGGTCTTCCGGCGACATCGACCTCGAGAATCACCCGTTTCCAGCGCAGCGGCAAATCTTCGAGCGCCGCGAGCGCTGCGGTGCGCTGCTCGGCTTCTGAAAGTTGCTCGTCGCCCGCAACGATGAGCGGATCGAAGCGATCCTCATCGTGAGCGGTGCCCTCGCGCTTACCGGTTTCCCAGTAACGCCCGAGCTGTGTGTTGATCGTCTTGTAAAGGTACCCGCCGAACGAGTCGGTGGGGCCATTGCCCTGCAACAGGCTCTGATAGACCGCGTCAAAGGCATCGGCCACCGCGTCTTCAGCGTGCACCGGATCTTTGCGGCGCGCCCAGGAGAGAGCCATGCCGTGGTATCTCTGCCAGAGGGTGGCCAGGGGCCACGCTTCTCCACGACGAATAGTGTCGCAGAGCTCTTGGTCTGAGATAGGCTGCTCTTCCAATTCCCCTTGGTGTCCCATCACAACGCACATACTAGCAGCGGTTTTTTGATTCCTTTTGCCCAAAAGGCACGCCCATAACGCGCTGTTCAAGCCAGATTGCGGCTACCTGAGAGTCATACACTCACAGCGATTTACCAGATTGAGCGACGGTCGTAGCGCAGCTGAACCGGCCGTGTCGTGCGAGATTTTACTCGACCGGAGCGATCACTAACCTCGGCTGTGCATACTGCAGCGACTGGTGGGTGTCACGCGGCGTTGAAAAGGTAAACGAGAAGTGATCCCGCCGATAGAGTGAGCGCACCGAGACAACTGCGAGCCCAAGCTGGTCGCGCACGCACCCGCTCATGGCGAAGGCCGCGCTGCCTTTCTTCTCTCCCA from Leucobacter sp. UCMA 4100 includes:
- a CDS encoding endo alpha-1,4 polygalactosaminidase; the encoded protein is MQRPTSLIRLALAGATLLLALPSCAQAGAQPVAVRDGFPERGVADYQLGGAYEPPEAVTIVERDSADDPAPGRYNICYVNGFQTQPADAEAWLTVSPSVVLHDAAGQPVFDPAWPDEMILDTSTEAKREAIMSRLEPVLAECAKKGFNAVEFDNLDTFSRFEGLVAEAGNLALASLLVNASHELGLQAGQKNTPQLGKSGRDEAGFDFAVAEECVRFAECEAYTGVYGKRVIDIEYFDDLRGSVEMTCADPARPDMTIVRDRDLVPIDNGEYAYHVCGE
- a CDS encoding YaeQ family protein; this translates as MAIGATMYIFDVQLADVDRGVYEDFALRVAKHPSETDEFMVTRLIAYCLEYGEGIAFGSGGVSSTDEPAVLVRDLTGAIMTWIEVGAPSAERLHSASKAAENVAIYTHRDPEKVLAPLTGKKIHRAETLRAYSLQPDFVDGIVDKLSRRNTVTVSRTEGQLYLELHGELLHAEIGEHTIS
- a CDS encoding RCC1 domain-containing protein — protein: MKKHVFGQTLASATIAALLVPALMSSAHAEPLADGQPSPEVGTLAGGTEVTIDLPEPPLGPDLVSIHAGSFTTLALGADGNVYGWGANKIGGVGNGTNKEQPAPVRTHLPAGAKVLDYETGLNNSYAVLDDGSAYSWGAHDQGQLGIGPAYFPLREPVPIAVPEGVTFAEILAGKNFAIALDTEGNAYGWGKNEQGQIGQGSANTSAVERVPAAVMMPEGVTFTSVSTVGTHTLAIGSDGNTYAWGYSNQGLLGIANESPKAIKEPTRVTTPRGVKYTKVIAGWNYSLGLGDDGKLYSWGSNAHGYLGIGSKTASKTATPVALPGGTYVKDVSSGGEHALVLTEEGEIYAWGLNKNGEVGNGVVLNAQGEVAEGKEADVEQPVLVQSPDGVRFTTINAGDGFSFGIAEDGTSYGWGRNELSQLGNGTHKGTSVPVPVSLPIVTAEATEVLFDGVPGTHLKNAGDKVTVVTPAGTGYGAVDVQLGWAANTIAQHPVTFEKGFTYIDLPRVSEASESSGLLGDTVTFSTELFGSPAPQLTWSFSIDGGATWAAVSKDRGESVSTDGAQLSVTITPESAETLYRVHAVNDYGEATSDSFTISVPNYQVTFESAGGTAIEPVTVIGGASLSKPADPERGGFTFTGWYTDEGTETPYDFEALVTGEMTLFAGWSEKKDPGVDAVPTDPIDPVDPTKPTPTKPGETPGGPGLATTGQAGIGSVMLGVAALLLLSVGGVFFARRTRPTAKQ
- a CDS encoding APC family permease, producing the protein MSTTKPQVDSGLREGVMSGPELAAQAIASIAPSAVIAFTAAEIFMGAGTGTLYAFALATIVILCVGYIVSMFAKLFPSAGSLYTYVAKGLGPVGAFTAGAALMIGSWGIATGSLNGSVSFFMDTLRLLGFDGVQGTGWTVALTILIGGTAVFFTIQGIRASARVSFVLEIISIVIILVLLIAGLFWAVKAGWNPSHFKLSETPFEGVGAGMVLAILGFVGFSSADALGREAKNPKVAIPRAIMWSALGVGILYIFSAYTQIVVLGDDLATVASPLEAINEKIGMPVWFGPLLVFGVAASFFAVVVAPLNVVGRIIYVMGKEGVLPGSFGRTHEKHLTPHRGLLVAGGLTIAVDVVLILFKNEPMDMLVWIDTYGTYGYMLSYSLVAIAGVVYLRKQGIKNRLVPIFATVSVAAMAYVFYANIWPVPAFPMNVIPYLFLITMVLGFVRFGYASKRDPEMKGRIGNTHTEMMEGIG
- a CDS encoding Zn-dependent alcohol dehydrogenase, which codes for MKAVVFRGPDHAIEYTDVELAAPKRGEVRVKIVAAGVCHSDLHVKRGEWEVAAPLVMGHEGSGIVTELGEGVTSLSEGDHVVLSWVPPCGECRFCKSGYEARCQLVADLVAPQGVLFDGTSRMSIGDETIQHYLGVSSFSEEVIVPASGAIKVRDDAPLDVLALVGCAVATGVGAVTNTAGVEPGSTVAVIGCGGVGLNVVQGARLAGAERIVAIDLREEKTEMAVQFGATDRINASDGDVVEQLKELLPDGVDYAFDAIGRVETTEQSIQMLSLGGASVIVGLPPTGAKASFEPLVLAEADQRILGSNYGSVRPSIDIPALVDRYMDGQLILDPLISGRVPLSQAAQALEDLQAGSALRTLLIPEA